In the Nitrospirales bacterium LBB_01 genome, one interval contains:
- a CDS encoding DNA alkylation repair protein, which translates to MKLSLYIGDIETKTTEIILKLKSLANPKNVEGMARYGINPKNTLGITIPVLKAILREVGKSHELALKLWDSGIHEARILAALMDIPRDVTEEQIELWVKDFDSWDVCDQVCSKLFVKTPFAYDKARQWCKRNEEFVKRAGFVMITALTVHDKRSSDNVFLDFFDLIKEASTDERNFVKKAVNWALRQIGKRNQALRVEAIKLANEIYNIGTKSSKWIARNALRELDR; encoded by the coding sequence ATGAAACTATCCCTTTACATCGGTGATATTGAAACAAAGACAACAGAGATTATTCTGAAACTAAAATCCCTTGCTAATCCTAAAAACGTAGAGGGCATGGCAAGGTATGGGATAAACCCCAAAAACACACTTGGTATAACTATTCCGGTACTTAAGGCAATCCTGCGCGAGGTTGGCAAATCCCACGAGCTGGCATTAAAACTCTGGGACAGTGGGATTCATGAGGCAAGAATCCTTGCCGCCCTTATGGATATTCCGAGGGATGTTACCGAAGAACAGATAGAGCTGTGGGTTAAGGACTTTGACTCATGGGACGTCTGCGATCAGGTTTGCAGTAAGCTCTTTGTGAAAACCCCGTTTGCTTATGATAAGGCAAGACAGTGGTGCAAAAGAAACGAGGAGTTTGTAAAACGCGCAGGGTTTGTCATGATAACAGCCCTTACCGTCCACGACAAACGCTCTTCAGACAACGTTTTTCTTGATTTCTTTGATTTAATTAAAGAGGCTTCAACCGACGAGCGCAATTTTGTAAAAAAAGCCGTCAATTGGGCGTTAAGACAAATCGGAAAGAGAAACCAAGCTCTCAGAGTAGAGGCTATAAAGCTTGCCAATGAGATTTATAACATCGGAACCAAATCGTCAAAATGGATAGCCCGCAATGCCCTGCGTGAGCTGGATAGGTAA
- a CDS encoding HAMP domain-containing histidine kinase: protein MLVFDTVTPQYRDIIMKHVSEGYDKPYELDCLKKDGSIINVEVCGKTLEHEGHKIRMAATRDITQRKRMEKELLSLNQHLEQRVEEEVKNRLQQEQMLIQQSKMASMGEIISMIAHQWKQPLNAISLTVEDIKDTYDYNEMSKESIHKSVKIVHSQIEFMAKTIDDFREFLSPSKDKTVTNVKKIIDDLMFMFGASYKKAHNLEIEVEVIGSESKLSFTGCPNEFKQVMLNLINNARDAIVSKSKLSGGGFKGIIKITLIWAEKEITVKVQDNGGGIPNDVIGKIYEPYVTTKSAEKGTGLGLYMSKKIVEEKMEGSLYVRNTEGGAEFTVRLIRNGDFK from the coding sequence ATGTTGGTGTTTGACACTGTGACGCCACAGTACCGTGATATAATTATGAAGCATGTCTCAGAGGGATATGATAAACCATACGAATTAGATTGCCTGAAAAAGGATGGCTCTATCATTAATGTTGAAGTATGCGGCAAGACACTGGAACATGAAGGCCACAAAATTAGAATGGCAGCAACACGAGATATTACACAACGTAAGAGAATGGAAAAGGAGCTATTGTCTTTAAATCAACACCTTGAACAAAGAGTAGAGGAGGAGGTTAAAAACAGACTTCAACAAGAGCAGATGCTGATACAGCAGTCAAAAATGGCAAGCATGGGTGAGATTATTTCAATGATAGCACACCAGTGGAAACAGCCGTTGAATGCAATTTCACTTACCGTAGAAGACATTAAGGATACATACGACTATAACGAAATGAGTAAAGAATCTATACATAAATCTGTTAAGATAGTTCATTCTCAGATTGAGTTTATGGCAAAAACAATAGATGATTTTAGAGAGTTTTTAAGTCCTTCAAAAGATAAGACGGTTACCAACGTGAAAAAAATAATAGATGATTTAATGTTTATGTTTGGGGCGTCATATAAAAAGGCACATAACCTTGAAATTGAAGTTGAGGTTATAGGTAGTGAGTCTAAGCTATCATTTACAGGTTGTCCAAATGAGTTTAAGCAAGTGATGTTAAATTTAATCAATAATGCGAGGGATGCTATAGTCAGTAAAAGCAAGCTATCGGGCGGCGGTTTTAAAGGCATTATCAAGATAACGCTTATATGGGCTGAGAAGGAAATAACTGTGAAAGTACAAGATAACGGCGGCGGCATCCCTAACGACGTGATAGGTAAAATATATGAACCTTATGTAACAACTAAGTCCGCTGAGAAAGGAACTGGGTTAGGACTCTACATGTCAAAGAAAATTGTTGAGGAAAAAATGGAGGGTTCGTTGTATGTTAGAAACACAGAAGGAGGTGCTGAGTTTACAGTAAGATTAATAAGAAATGGTGATTTTAAATAG
- a CDS encoding P-II family nitrogen regulator, with protein MKKIEAIIKPFKLDDVKDALHLLGVQGMTVTEVKGFGRQKGHTEVYRGTEYVIDFIPKVKIEVVVADELVEKVLESIEKAAKTGKIGDGKIFVYSVDDAVRIRTGERGDVAL; from the coding sequence TTGAAAAAAATAGAAGCAATCATTAAGCCGTTTAAACTTGACGATGTCAAGGATGCCTTGCATTTGCTTGGTGTTCAGGGAATGACGGTGACTGAGGTAAAGGGGTTTGGGAGACAGAAAGGCCATACGGAGGTTTACCGCGGGACGGAGTATGTTATAGATTTCATACCTAAAGTAAAAATAGAGGTGGTCGTTGCGGATGAGCTGGTTGAAAAGGTGTTGGAATCCATAGAAAAGGCTGCCAAAACCGGTAAAATCGGGGACGGCAAAATTTTTGTTTACAGTGTTGACGATGCTGTTAGAATCAGAACTGGAGAGCGCGGGGATGTTGCTCTCTAA
- a CDS encoding PAS domain-containing protein: MPEKVLIISSEEKPQDKSVSTSMEDSIALREYELLRVLMDNVPDSIYFKDLEGRFVMVNNAKAHNSSTTPEAMIGKTDFDYLTPAQASRVRQLEEEIIKTGKPMVGNIETLTRKAGNIVHILANKVPWCDSEGNIIGTIGISRDITEFKEAREALEQAKNDLEKRIDERTRQLKELNETLLAEVNERTRMEEEIRKNYYTQRAINSVLKIALEPISLNEQLDKTLDLVLSIPWLSLLSKGSIFSYDDATSSLNMISVMGLSDFLRQTCKTVPVGMCLCGKCALTRETIFVNHLDNRHDIGYDGMTDHGHYCVPIQKGSQLLGVVNLYVAAGHTTTHMEVAFLMAVADSIAGMMERDKNESERHKLQNQLIHSEKLSALGRLSASVAHEIRNPLTAIGGFARRLHKMVLEGTKEREYADVISAESSRLEIILKNILSYSRGETHSISSQNLNEIIAETIRNYSETMAEKCVKVYFMAGNLPLIKVDRTQIRQVFDNLVTNAIDAMPSVGGSIRITTKSTVKDNVKCAMIQIEDSGAGIPADKISMIFEPFFSTKEMGRGTGLGLPITRRIVTEHGGMINVESAPGAGSIFTVYLPYKE; the protein is encoded by the coding sequence ATGCCGGAGAAAGTTTTAATAATATCATCGGAGGAAAAACCGCAGGATAAGTCCGTGTCAACCTCTATGGAGGATAGCATTGCTCTCAGGGAGTACGAACTTCTCAGGGTTCTGATGGATAACGTTCCTGACTCCATATATTTTAAGGACCTTGAGGGCAGATTTGTAATGGTAAATAACGCCAAAGCTCACAATTCCTCAACTACTCCTGAGGCGATGATTGGCAAAACTGATTTTGACTACCTAACCCCTGCTCAGGCCTCCCGCGTAAGACAACTGGAGGAGGAGATAATTAAAACTGGCAAACCGATGGTTGGTAATATTGAAACACTTACACGTAAAGCCGGTAACATCGTCCACATTCTTGCCAACAAAGTACCATGGTGCGATAGCGAGGGAAATATAATTGGCACAATTGGTATATCAAGGGATATAACGGAGTTTAAAGAGGCAAGAGAGGCTCTGGAGCAGGCTAAAAATGACCTTGAAAAACGCATTGATGAACGCACCCGACAGCTTAAAGAGCTGAACGAGACACTCCTGGCTGAGGTAAATGAAAGAACCCGCATGGAGGAGGAAATCCGCAAAAACTACTACACACAAAGAGCGATTAACAGCGTTTTAAAAATAGCGCTTGAACCAATCTCATTAAATGAACAACTTGATAAAACTCTTGACTTAGTTCTTTCCATCCCATGGCTTTCCCTGCTGTCAAAGGGTTCTATCTTTTCCTATGATGATGCCACATCATCTTTAAATATGATTAGTGTCATGGGACTGTCGGACTTTTTACGTCAGACATGTAAAACCGTGCCTGTGGGAATGTGTCTGTGCGGCAAGTGTGCCCTTACAAGAGAAACAATTTTTGTTAACCATTTAGATAACAGACACGACATAGGGTATGACGGAATGACAGACCACGGTCACTACTGCGTCCCAATTCAGAAAGGCTCCCAATTGCTTGGCGTGGTTAATCTATATGTGGCTGCCGGACACACTACAACCCACATGGAGGTAGCATTTCTCATGGCAGTGGCAGACTCAATAGCCGGTATGATGGAAAGAGATAAGAATGAAAGTGAAAGACATAAGCTGCAAAATCAGTTGATTCACTCGGAGAAACTCTCAGCGCTTGGGAGACTTTCAGCAAGTGTTGCTCATGAAATCAGAAATCCGCTTACTGCCATCGGAGGGTTTGCCAGAAGACTGCATAAGATGGTGTTAGAGGGCACGAAGGAGCGAGAGTATGCTGATGTAATCAGTGCCGAGTCCTCGCGTCTTGAGATTATCTTAAAAAACATTCTTTCCTATTCCAGAGGTGAAACTCACTCCATTAGCTCTCAGAATTTAAACGAAATAATTGCCGAGACAATCAGAAATTACAGTGAAACTATGGCGGAAAAATGTGTTAAAGTATATTTTATGGCAGGTAATCTGCCGCTTATTAAGGTTGACAGAACCCAAATCCGGCAGGTTTTTGATAACCTCGTCACAAATGCCATTGATGCTATGCCGAGTGTGGGCGGCTCTATCAGAATAACAACTAAATCCACCGTAAAAGATAATGTTAAGTGCGCCATGATTCAGATAGAAGACTCAGGAGCAGGCATTCCGGCAGACAAAATCAGCATGATATTTGAACCGTTTTTTTCTACTAAGGAAATGGGACGGGGTACTGGGCTTGGGCTTCCCATCACAAGACGAATCGTTACCGAACACGGCGGTATGATTAACGTGGAGAGCGCTCCAGGGGCTGGTTCAATTTTTACCGTGTATTTGCCGTATAAAGAGTGA
- a CDS encoding LysR family transcriptional regulator yields the protein MEDYKLRVFCTVAELKSFSKASEIIHLTQPAVSAQIQVIEENYGTKLFERTTNSTSLTPAGEILYRYAKDILSLYGDAEKKICKITGVTKGSIRVGASLTIGNYLIPQIIADFMKINPRARINLKIGNTKKIVDMINTSSIDIGFVESDMKGQKFIVEKVYDDELFFVVSSQHKLSSEPSVTLETIMKEPVIVREEGSGTRLAIEQFFIKKGLSIQNLRTFLITDSVEAIKECLYAGVGGSFLSKLVVHRDVANGGLKALKIKDERILRDMSLIYRKKNISSHVVEEFHSFIKNYKYSELYTE from the coding sequence GTGGAAGACTATAAGTTACGGGTGTTTTGTACGGTTGCGGAGCTTAAAAGTTTTTCAAAAGCCTCCGAGATAATCCATTTGACTCAGCCTGCGGTCAGTGCCCAGATACAGGTTATTGAGGAGAATTACGGCACAAAACTATTTGAACGGACTACAAACAGCACATCTTTAACCCCTGCCGGAGAAATTCTCTACCGATATGCTAAAGATATTCTATCGCTATATGGGGATGCTGAAAAGAAGATATGCAAGATCACAGGTGTGACAAAGGGCAGCATTCGGGTAGGAGCAAGTCTTACAATAGGAAATTACCTAATCCCTCAGATTATAGCCGACTTCATGAAAATCAATCCACGGGCACGGATTAATCTTAAAATTGGAAACACCAAAAAAATAGTTGACATGATTAACACCTCAAGCATTGATATTGGGTTTGTTGAGTCTGATATGAAGGGCCAGAAGTTTATTGTAGAAAAGGTTTATGATGACGAGCTTTTTTTTGTTGTCAGCAGCCAACATAAGTTGTCATCTGAGCCTTCAGTCACACTTGAAACTATAATGAAAGAGCCAGTGATAGTGAGAGAAGAGGGATCAGGTACACGTTTGGCTATCGAGCAGTTTTTTATAAAAAAGGGCTTAAGCATTCAGAACCTGCGAACATTTCTGATAACAGACAGTGTTGAGGCGATAAAGGAGTGTCTTTATGCCGGAGTCGGGGGTTCGTTCCTTTCTAAACTTGTGGTTCACAGGGATGTGGCAAACGGAGGTCTTAAAGCATTAAAAATAAAAGACGAAAGAATCTTGAGAGACATGTCGCTTATTTATAGAAAAAAGAACATTTCGTCACACGTTGTTGAAGAATTCCATAGCTTTATAAAAAACTATAAGTACAGCGAACTTTATACAGAGTAA
- the trpC gene encoding indole-3-glycerol phosphate synthase TrpC — protein MSILTEIIAKKRERLISKKKSVPLKDLIEKSKDMPPVRDFYTAIKRKTPAGLVKIIAEIKRASPSEGLIRSDFDVREIASIYAAGGASAISVLTEEDYFSGDLKYIVETRDEVDVPVLRKDFIFDQYQMYESRAGSADAVLLIAAALSKAQAGELLSLASELTLHVLFEVHNLKELDMAMYLNAPIIGINNRNLTTMKVDLSTSLDMIKDITPENKIVVSESGIKTSEDVRALDDAGADAILVGTSLMKSADIAQKLGELLNYRNPAQE, from the coding sequence GTGAGCATTCTTACTGAAATCATTGCAAAGAAAAGAGAGCGCCTTATTTCTAAGAAAAAATCTGTTCCTTTGAAGGATTTGATTGAAAAGTCAAAAGACATGCCGCCGGTACGGGATTTTTATACCGCCATAAAAAGAAAAACCCCTGCAGGGCTAGTAAAAATAATTGCAGAAATAAAGCGTGCCTCACCATCTGAGGGGCTTATCCGCAGTGATTTTGACGTCAGAGAAATAGCCTCTATATATGCCGCTGGTGGAGCCTCTGCAATATCGGTTCTTACTGAGGAGGACTATTTTAGCGGAGATTTGAAGTATATTGTTGAGACAAGGGACGAGGTAGATGTTCCGGTTTTAAGAAAAGATTTCATATTTGACCAATACCAGATGTATGAGTCACGTGCTGGCAGCGCTGATGCTGTTTTACTGATAGCGGCAGCCTTAAGCAAAGCCCAGGCCGGGGAGCTTCTGTCTCTTGCTTCTGAGCTTACACTTCACGTGCTTTTTGAAGTGCATAACCTTAAGGAGCTTGACATGGCAATGTATCTAAATGCTCCGATAATTGGAATCAATAACAGAAACCTCACTACTATGAAAGTTGATTTAAGCACCTCGCTGGATATGATAAAAGACATAACCCCTGAGAACAAGATCGTGGTAAGCGAAAGCGGCATAAAGACATCTGAGGATGTCAGAGCGCTGGACGATGCTGGGGCGGACGCCATACTGGTAGGCACATCTTTAATGAAATCAGCCGATATTGCTCAAAAATTAGGCGAGCTGCTTAACTATAGAAATCCGGCGCAGGAATAA
- the glnA gene encoding type I glutamate--ammonia ligase, producing the protein MTPKEVLELTKKNKVVMVNLLFVDFPGVWQNLSVPIGQLKEESFEEGFGFDGSSIRGWQAINASDMLLMPDPTSAFIDPFRVHITLNLICNILDPITKESYSRDPRYIAMKAVNYLKSTGIADTAYIGPEAEFFIFDDVRFDQKTNEGYYYIDSIEGIWNSGRDEKPNLAYKPRHKEGYFPVSPTDVFEDLRSEMVMVLQHCGIEIEAQHHEVATAGQAEIDMKFAPLVKMADYVMMFKYVVKNVAYRNNKTVTFMPKPLFGDNGSGMHTHQSLWKDGKALFAGDGYAGLSEMALHYIGGILKHSKALAAITNPTTNSYKRLVPGFEAPVNLAYSARNRSASIRIPMYSQSPKAKRCEVRYPDPSCNPYLAFSAMLMAGIDGIQNRIDPGEALDKDLYDLEPEELASVPQMPGSLDEALKNLEDSHDFLLKGDVFTEDSLKTWISYKRANEVDAMRLRPHPYEFFLYYDI; encoded by the coding sequence ATGACACCAAAAGAGGTACTGGAATTAACAAAGAAAAATAAGGTTGTAATGGTAAATCTGCTGTTTGTGGATTTTCCCGGCGTGTGGCAGAACCTGTCGGTACCGATAGGACAATTGAAGGAGGAATCTTTTGAGGAGGGGTTTGGGTTTGACGGCTCATCTATAAGAGGCTGGCAGGCTATTAATGCCTCTGACATGCTGCTTATGCCAGATCCCACATCGGCATTTATTGATCCTTTCAGGGTACACATTACTTTGAATTTAATTTGTAACATTCTGGATCCGATAACAAAGGAGTCCTATAGCAGAGACCCGCGCTACATTGCGATGAAGGCGGTAAATTACCTAAAGTCAACCGGTATTGCTGACACCGCATACATTGGCCCTGAAGCAGAGTTCTTCATTTTTGACGATGTACGCTTTGACCAGAAAACCAATGAGGGCTACTACTACATAGATTCCATAGAGGGAATATGGAACTCCGGGCGTGACGAAAAACCAAACCTTGCCTACAAGCCGCGTCATAAAGAGGGCTACTTTCCGGTATCCCCTACTGATGTGTTTGAAGACCTGCGCTCAGAGATGGTCATGGTGCTGCAACATTGCGGCATAGAGATTGAGGCTCAGCATCATGAGGTGGCTACGGCTGGACAGGCTGAGATAGACATGAAGTTTGCCCCGCTTGTAAAGATGGCCGACTACGTGATGATGTTTAAGTATGTTGTCAAAAACGTGGCTTATAGGAACAATAAGACAGTAACCTTTATGCCTAAACCGCTTTTTGGCGACAATGGCTCCGGTATGCACACACATCAGAGTCTGTGGAAAGACGGCAAGGCTCTGTTTGCAGGGGACGGCTATGCTGGGCTTAGTGAGATGGCATTACACTACATCGGCGGCATTCTTAAACACTCAAAAGCATTGGCCGCAATAACCAACCCCACTACCAATTCATATAAGAGATTGGTGCCGGGATTTGAAGCTCCTGTAAATCTGGCATATTCGGCAAGAAACCGCTCGGCCTCAATACGAATCCCTATGTACTCACAAAGCCCAAAGGCAAAAAGATGTGAGGTAAGATACCCGGATCCGTCATGTAATCCATACCTGGCCTTTTCAGCAATGTTGATGGCAGGAATTGACGGCATACAGAACAGGATAGACCCGGGCGAGGCGCTTGATAAGGACTTGTATGATCTTGAGCCGGAGGAGTTGGCATCAGTGCCCCAGATGCCGGGCAGCCTTGACGAGGCTTTAAAGAATCTTGAGGACAGCCACGACTTTCTGTTAAAGGGTGACGTCTTTACCGAGGATTCCCTTAAGACGTGGATATCCTATAAGAGAGCTAACGAGGTTGATGCTATGAGACTTAGACCTCATCCGTATGAGTTTTTCCTCTACTACGATATTTAA
- a CDS encoding DUF3365 domain-containing protein, with protein sequence MANSLHQIELFNVFSKHNGYRTVYINIVFILIALSLITALSLSFAIWHERQVTRRLAHHEAMVISNKNISLREWVSKHGGIYVTPDKRTPPNPYLSNLPDRDVITTSGKSLTLMNPAYVLRQLMEEISAENGVRERITSLKALNPKNEPDDWERKVLLELEKGKSEISEVVKSSDGDYLRLIRPFITTSSCLKCHQQQGYKVGDVRGGISISIPLKRYIIVEKEQIMRVVITHSIFYLIGLYLISIAFFSMKRDIDISINAEKKLRIEIDSRRMAEKRLSLLLDATFEGVSIVENGRIIDFNKRLAEMY encoded by the coding sequence ATGGCTAACAGTTTACACCAAATAGAACTGTTCAATGTGTTTTCAAAGCATAATGGATATAGAACTGTTTACATTAATATAGTTTTCATATTGATAGCATTGTCTCTAATTACTGCACTGTCACTATCGTTTGCTATATGGCATGAAAGGCAAGTCACCAGGAGGCTTGCTCACCATGAAGCTATGGTTATATCTAATAAAAATATATCATTACGTGAATGGGTTTCAAAGCATGGTGGGATTTATGTTACACCTGATAAAAGAACCCCTCCCAATCCGTATCTCAGTAATCTCCCGGATCGTGACGTTATAACGACCTCTGGCAAATCACTGACATTGATGAATCCGGCATATGTGCTGCGACAGTTAATGGAAGAGATTTCTGCAGAGAATGGTGTAAGAGAGCGTATTACATCGTTAAAAGCATTAAATCCAAAAAATGAACCAGATGACTGGGAAAGAAAAGTGTTATTAGAACTCGAGAAAGGCAAAAGTGAGATATCTGAGGTTGTTAAATCCAGCGATGGAGATTATCTAAGACTTATTAGACCGTTTATTACTACGAGTAGCTGCTTGAAGTGTCATCAGCAGCAAGGCTATAAGGTGGGGGATGTCAGAGGTGGAATAAGCATATCGATACCTCTCAAGAGATATATAATAGTAGAAAAAGAACAGATAATGCGTGTTGTAATTACTCATTCCATTTTCTATCTCATTGGTTTGTATCTGATTAGTATTGCTTTTTTTTCTATGAAAAGAGACATTGATATAAGCATAAACGCTGAGAAAAAACTCCGCATCGAGATAGATTCTCGCCGTATGGCAGAAAAAAGGTTGAGTTTATTATTAGATGCAACCTTTGAGGGGGTATCCATTGTCGAAAATGGACGAATTATAGATTTCAATAAACGACTTGCCGAAATGTATTGA
- a CDS encoding type 1 glutamine amidotransferase, which translates to MSTLIIKNIGNEGPGTIEDYLKSNSKPYTVIYMKEERPPKGDNYDSLVILGGPMSVNETDKYPFLIEEEALLKDFIDKGKKVLGICLGSQMIAKVLGEQVYKGPAPEIGWYDINVTEAAKDDRAFSKLIVPGTSTLKVFHWHGETFDIPVGAKRLASSELYPNQAFKYKDNVYAFQFHIEVNKQMVMEWMSSEKVDLKGLKKQTDEIYDSYLKRAMDFYSEFFGK; encoded by the coding sequence TTGTCAACTCTGATAATAAAAAATATAGGCAACGAGGGACCTGGTACTATTGAGGATTACCTCAAGAGTAACTCTAAGCCCTATACGGTTATATATATGAAAGAAGAAAGACCTCCGAAAGGGGACAACTACGATTCCCTTGTAATCTTGGGCGGCCCTATGAGCGTTAACGAAACCGATAAGTATCCATTTCTCATTGAAGAGGAGGCGCTGTTAAAGGATTTTATAGATAAAGGAAAGAAAGTTTTGGGGATTTGTCTTGGCTCTCAGATGATAGCAAAAGTGCTGGGTGAGCAGGTCTATAAGGGACCTGCTCCTGAGATAGGCTGGTATGATATAAATGTCACAGAGGCTGCTAAGGATGACAGAGCTTTTTCAAAGCTGATAGTGCCCGGTACCTCAACTCTAAAAGTGTTCCACTGGCACGGTGAGACTTTTGATATTCCTGTAGGCGCTAAGCGGCTCGCCTCTTCAGAACTCTATCCAAATCAGGCATTTAAGTATAAAGACAATGTGTATGCCTTTCAGTTTCATATAGAGGTCAACAAACAAATGGTTATGGAGTGGATGAGTTCAGAAAAAGTAGATTTAAAAGGATTAAAGAAGCAAACTGACGAAATATATGATTCATACTTAAAGCGGGCTATGGATTTTTATAGCGAATTTTTTGGAAAATAA
- a CDS encoding AI-2E family transporter, giving the protein MTTNDSDKAAVPGYDYISWFIITTALILVLKMHLLWALLAGLAVYEFISILSHHIRFKGISGHGSKLITVSLLVFILLVSLSVLVIAIVYFFRNSADSLPVLLKKMADIMDNSLNSLPHWITEHLPADADGLKTAAADLLRRHASQLQTAGHEAVMGVVHILIGMVIGIVVALSETHHDESSCGPLARALTDSVSRLVSSFRGVVFAQVSISAINTVFSALYLAVALPLFGIHLHLTKTLIAVTFIAGMLPVIGNLFSNTAIIIVSLSQSFNIAIASLVYLILIHKLEYFLNAKLVGSKIHSKSWEILLAIVFMEAAFGMSGLIAAPIYYAYLKSELMSKKLI; this is encoded by the coding sequence ATGACGACAAACGATTCAGATAAAGCCGCAGTGCCGGGTTACGATTATATTTCGTGGTTTATTATAACAACAGCGTTGATTTTGGTGCTCAAGATGCACCTGCTTTGGGCGCTGTTAGCCGGGCTTGCTGTGTATGAGTTTATCTCTATACTTTCTCATCATATAAGATTTAAAGGCATAAGCGGACATGGTTCAAAGCTGATAACGGTTTCACTGCTTGTGTTTATACTGCTTGTGTCATTGTCTGTATTGGTTATTGCAATAGTATATTTTTTTCGTAACAGTGCAGATAGTTTACCTGTTTTGCTTAAAAAAATGGCAGACATCATGGATAACTCCCTGAATTCATTACCGCACTGGATTACCGAGCATTTACCTGCTGATGCTGACGGGTTAAAGACTGCCGCCGCAGATTTGCTGCGACGACATGCAAGCCAACTGCAAACTGCCGGTCATGAGGCTGTTATGGGTGTTGTGCATATTCTTATAGGGATGGTTATCGGCATTGTCGTGGCTCTTAGTGAGACACATCATGATGAGAGCAGCTGTGGTCCTTTGGCAAGAGCATTAACAGACAGTGTTTCAAGACTGGTTTCATCATTTCGCGGCGTTGTATTTGCGCAGGTAAGCATCTCGGCCATAAATACTGTCTTTTCAGCGCTTTACCTTGCCGTTGCTTTGCCGCTTTTTGGTATTCATCTGCATCTTACTAAAACTCTGATAGCGGTCACCTTTATTGCCGGAATGTTACCTGTAATTGGTAATCTGTTTTCCAACACTGCGATTATTATTGTAAGTTTGAGTCAATCATTTAACATAGCTATTGCCTCGTTGGTTTATCTGATATTAATACATAAACTTGAGTATTTCTTAAACGCTAAACTTGTTGGCTCAAAGATACACTCCAAATCGTGGGAAATACTGCTTGCAATTGTTTTTATGGAGGCGGCCTTTGGGATGTCCGGCCTTATTGCGGCTCCAATATACTATGCCTACTTAAAAAGCGAGTTGATGAGTAAAAAACTTATTTAA